The following are encoded in a window of Emcibacter sp. SYSU 3D8 genomic DNA:
- a CDS encoding PepSY-associated TM helix domain-containing protein, which produces MDTLALAHRWAGGFIGLLLAVLGLSGTLLIYEDAWVRATVPHAADTQVTDTAAIAASVGQLLADPDTRPSSIVLSSAGNGVHRLYYGGEAGAYASQAGEVVTRWTSKWDRVEVWLFDLHHHLLAGETGEAVAGAAALAGLVFVVTGLVLWWRTWRLFSPRPWPRSLSRLAIVQHHRDMGALAAPLLFLALLTGAMMTMRPVSDFVLSPLSSAAQMRAATAPPTVEGGPLAERLDWPAMLGAARARFPDAEFRTIGLPRKPGGLISLRMRQPAEWLPNGRTNVWFEPSTGEIVAVRDALRLPTGSKASNMVYPLHAAKVGGLVYTALMTVTGLVLTLLGTLAVFSFWFASGSAIRWRRRAAARERMAGE; this is translated from the coding sequence ATGGACACGCTGGCGCTCGCCCATCGCTGGGCCGGCGGGTTCATCGGCCTGCTGCTGGCGGTGCTCGGGCTCTCGGGCACCTTGCTGATCTACGAGGATGCCTGGGTGCGGGCGACGGTGCCGCATGCCGCCGATACCCAGGTGACCGACACGGCGGCCATCGCCGCGTCGGTCGGGCAGCTGCTGGCCGATCCCGACACCCGGCCCAGTTCGATTGTTCTCTCCAGCGCCGGGAACGGCGTGCACCGGCTCTATTACGGCGGCGAGGCGGGCGCCTATGCGAGCCAGGCGGGCGAGGTGGTCACGCGGTGGACCAGCAAGTGGGACCGCGTCGAGGTCTGGCTGTTCGACCTGCATCACCACCTGCTGGCCGGCGAGACGGGCGAGGCGGTGGCCGGGGCGGCCGCGCTGGCGGGGCTGGTGTTCGTCGTCACCGGGCTGGTTCTGTGGTGGCGCACATGGCGCCTCTTTTCCCCGCGGCCATGGCCGCGCTCGCTGTCGCGTCTTGCCATCGTCCAGCATCACAGGGACATGGGCGCGTTGGCGGCGCCCCTGCTGTTCCTGGCGCTTTTGACCGGGGCGATGATGACCATGCGGCCGGTCTCCGACTTCGTGCTGTCCCCGCTGTCTTCCGCCGCGCAGATGCGCGCGGCGACGGCGCCGCCCACGGTCGAGGGCGGCCCGTTGGCCGAGCGCCTCGACTGGCCGGCGATGCTGGGCGCCGCCCGCGCGCGGTTCCCCGATGCGGAATTCCGAACCATCGGCCTGCCGAGAAAGCCGGGCGGGCTGATTTCCCTGCGCATGCGGCAGCCGGCCGAATGGCTGCCGAACGGCCGCACCAATGTGTGGTTCGAGCCGTCCACCGGCGAGATCGTGGCCGTGCGTGACGCGCTGCGCCTGCCGACCGGCAGCAAGGCATCCAATATGGTCTATCCGCTCCATGCCGCCAAGGTGGGCGGCCTTGTCTATACGGCCCTGATGACGGTGACCGGACTGGTCCTGACGTTGCTGGGCACGCTGGCGGTTTTCAGTTTCTGGTTCGCCAGCGGAAGCGCGATCCGGTGGCGCCGCCGCGCCGCCGCACGGGAGCGCATGGCGGGAGAATGA
- a CDS encoding helix-turn-helix domain-containing protein, with the protein MKLTKTTAGLSLPGRSYDDACGAAHGLDLIGERWAILVMRELMLGPLRFSDLRAALPGISANVLTQRLQGLEGIGALVRRKLAPPAASQVYELTPWGYEAEPIMQALGRWATRSPLHDPMLPLSPVSLMLSFRTMFAADLAGDFEARIGFRLDGEDYMVQIRKGRIDAQRTPIESPDVTFTGTPGAVAAAVYGGVPIAALEADGALQLEGYRTIANRFVTLFPLPPKISPAA; encoded by the coding sequence ATGAAGTTAACAAAAACTACGGCCGGCCTTTCGTTACCCGGCCGAAGCTATGACGACGCCTGCGGCGCCGCACACGGTCTCGACCTTATCGGCGAGCGCTGGGCCATTCTGGTGATGCGCGAGTTGATGCTGGGACCGCTGCGCTTCAGCGATCTGCGGGCAGCCTTGCCGGGAATCTCGGCCAATGTTCTCACGCAGCGGCTGCAGGGTCTCGAAGGGATCGGGGCGCTGGTGCGTCGCAAGCTGGCACCGCCAGCCGCCTCACAGGTCTACGAACTGACGCCGTGGGGATACGAAGCCGAGCCGATCATGCAGGCGCTGGGCCGCTGGGCCACGCGCTCGCCCTTGCATGATCCCATGCTGCCGCTCAGTCCGGTGTCGCTGATGCTGTCGTTCCGCACCATGTTCGCCGCCGACCTCGCCGGCGACTTCGAAGCACGGATCGGCTTCCGCCTCGACGGCGAAGACTACATGGTGCAGATCCGGAAGGGCCGCATCGATGCACAGCGCACGCCCATCGAAAGCCCCGACGTGACGTTCACCGGCACGCCGGGCGCCGTCGCGGCCGCGGTCTATGGCGGCGTGCCGATTGCGGCGCTGGAGGCGGACGGCGCGCTGCAACTCGAAGGCTACAGGACCATCGCCAACCGCTTCGTCACCCTGTTTCCGCTGCCCCCCAAGATCAGCCCGGCTGCATGA
- a CDS encoding DUF1428 domain-containing protein, with protein MSYVDGFVIPVPEDQKDAYRKMAEEAAVLFREAGATHVVECWGNDVPEGKVTDFHGAVKAEPGENVVFSWITWPSKEARDEGNRKVMADPRMKMPDVMPFNPQRMIFAGFEVIVEAGEK; from the coding sequence ATGAGTTATGTTGACGGATTCGTTATTCCCGTGCCGGAAGATCAGAAGGATGCATACCGCAAGATGGCCGAGGAGGCCGCCGTGCTGTTCCGTGAAGCCGGCGCCACGCACGTTGTCGAGTGCTGGGGCAACGACGTGCCGGAAGGCAAGGTAACCGACTTTCATGGCGCCGTGAAAGCCGAGCCTGGCGAGAACGTGGTGTTTTCCTGGATCACCTGGCCGTCGAAGGAGGCCCGCGACGAGGGCAACCGGAAGGTAATGGCCGATCCACGCATGAAGATGCCCGACGTGATGCCGTTCAATCCCCAGCGCATGATTTTCGCCGGTTTCGAGGTGATCGTCGAAGCGGGGGAAAAGTGA
- a CDS encoding VOC family protein encodes MSRISTCLWFDRDGEAAARFYTSLLPNSRIDKVTPYKADTPGGKTGDTMIVDFTLDGQRYQALNGGPVFKHSAAASIIVLTEDQAETDRLWHAFLDGGGTPVQCGWLTDRWGLSWQIMPRRLVELTIDADGDSARRATEAMLGQIKIDIAEIERAAASA; translated from the coding sequence ATGTCCAGGATTTCCACCTGCCTGTGGTTCGACAGGGACGGCGAGGCGGCGGCGCGGTTCTACACCTCGCTGCTGCCCAACTCGCGGATCGACAAGGTGACGCCCTACAAGGCGGACACGCCCGGCGGCAAGACGGGCGACACCATGATCGTCGACTTCACCCTCGACGGCCAGCGCTACCAGGCGCTCAACGGTGGCCCGGTATTCAAGCATTCTGCCGCCGCCTCGATCATTGTCCTCACCGAGGACCAGGCCGAAACCGATCGGCTGTGGCATGCCTTTCTCGATGGCGGCGGGACGCCGGTGCAGTGCGGCTGGCTTACCGACCGCTGGGGCCTGTCTTGGCAGATCATGCCCCGGCGTCTGGTCGAGCTGACGATTGACGCGGATGGTGACAGCGCCCGCCGCGCCACCGAAGCCATGCTCGGCCAGATCAAGATCGACATTGCTGAGATCGAACGCGCTGCCGCCAGCGCCTGA
- a CDS encoding VOC family protein produces MTSDPKAATAFYADVVGWTPQGIGGDRDYTVLNVAERGIGGVMVLPPDAKTQPPCWVGYIHSADIDADVQRLKDGGGAVHVPPAEIPQVGRFAVLADPGGAMFMMLQPSTTGEMPPLGNETAGNVGWRELYAADGEKAADFYAGLFGWKQVDAMDMGAMGKYRLCSMDDTGLAIGAIMNKPEQVTTPCWQFYFNVPAMDSAVNRVKRGGGKVLMGPHQVPGGNWIVNAVDPQGAYFALLAPFR; encoded by the coding sequence ATGACATCCGACCCCAAGGCGGCCACTGCATTCTATGCCGACGTAGTCGGCTGGACTCCGCAGGGAATTGGCGGGGACCGCGACTACACGGTCCTGAATGTGGCCGAGCGTGGTATCGGCGGCGTCATGGTGCTTCCGCCCGACGCGAAGACCCAGCCGCCCTGCTGGGTGGGCTACATCCACTCGGCCGATATTGACGCCGATGTGCAGCGGTTAAAGGATGGCGGCGGCGCCGTCCACGTTCCGCCGGCCGAGATTCCCCAGGTGGGCCGCTTCGCCGTGCTCGCCGATCCGGGCGGCGCCATGTTCATGATGCTGCAGCCCTCCACCACCGGCGAGATGCCACCGCTGGGCAACGAGACGGCGGGCAATGTGGGCTGGCGCGAGTTGTATGCGGCCGACGGCGAGAAGGCAGCGGATTTCTATGCCGGCCTGTTCGGCTGGAAACAGGTGGACGCCATGGACATGGGCGCCATGGGCAAGTACCGGCTGTGTTCCATGGACGATACGGGTCTTGCCATCGGCGCCATCATGAACAAGCCCGAACAGGTGACCACGCCGTGCTGGCAGTTCTACTTCAACGTCCCGGCCATGGATTCAGCCGTTAACCGGGTGAAACGGGGCGGCGGCAAGGTGCTGATGGGGCCGCACCAGGTGCCGGGCGGCAACTGGATCGTCAATGCCGTCGATCCGCAGGGTGCCTATTTCGCGCTCCTCGCACCCTTTCGTTGA
- a CDS encoding alcohol dehydrogenase: protein MKSQAITAFGQPLEEVTGETPLPQGAEVVLKVTHCGVCHSDVHIHDGHFDMGGGNKLDMTRGIQLPFTLGHEIEGVVVAVGPDAKTAKVGDRRVAFPWIGCGNCPICARGDEHLCNAPRQLGVNIAGGYADHVLVPDEKYLLDYAGIPEGLAATYMCSGLTAFSALKKIDQPGPDDAILIVGVGGVGMMGVQFAKALFGKAPLVADISADRMAAAQKAGAGAAYDAADAKIVRQIKTDTGGGVFAAIDFVGSESSFALARNSLRKGGTAVVVGLFGGAFSMPIPMFPFTSMQLKGSFVGSLAETKEMLDMVKRGAVDPIPVAERPLDQASATLDDLRNGRITGRVVLRP from the coding sequence ATGAAAAGCCAGGCGATCACCGCGTTCGGCCAGCCTCTTGAGGAAGTCACCGGCGAGACTCCCCTGCCGCAGGGCGCCGAGGTGGTTCTCAAGGTCACCCATTGCGGCGTCTGCCATTCCGACGTGCACATCCACGATGGCCACTTCGACATGGGCGGCGGTAACAAACTGGACATGACCCGCGGCATCCAGTTGCCGTTCACTCTGGGCCACGAGATCGAGGGCGTCGTCGTCGCCGTCGGGCCCGACGCGAAGACGGCGAAGGTGGGCGATCGGCGCGTTGCGTTTCCATGGATCGGCTGCGGCAATTGCCCGATCTGCGCCCGCGGCGACGAACATCTGTGCAACGCGCCGCGCCAATTGGGCGTCAATATCGCCGGCGGCTATGCCGACCACGTGCTGGTGCCGGACGAGAAATACCTGCTCGACTACGCCGGGATCCCCGAAGGCCTCGCCGCCACCTATATGTGCTCGGGCCTGACCGCATTCTCCGCCCTGAAGAAAATCGACCAGCCCGGGCCGGATGACGCGATCCTGATCGTCGGCGTCGGCGGCGTGGGCATGATGGGGGTGCAGTTCGCCAAGGCCCTGTTCGGCAAGGCGCCGCTGGTCGCCGATATCAGCGCCGACCGCATGGCCGCAGCCCAGAAGGCGGGCGCCGGCGCGGCCTATGACGCCGCCGACGCCAAGATCGTCCGCCAGATCAAGACCGATACCGGCGGCGGCGTGTTCGCGGCCATCGATTTCGTCGGATCGGAAAGCTCGTTCGCGCTGGCCCGCAACAGCCTTCGCAAGGGCGGCACCGCCGTGGTCGTCGGCCTGTTCGGCGGCGCGTTCAGCATGCCGATCCCCATGTTTCCGTTCACCTCCATGCAGCTCAAGGGCTCGTTCGTCGGCTCGCTGGCCGAGACGAAGGAGATGCTGGACATGGTCAAGCGCGGCGCAGTCGATCCGATCCCGGTTGCCGAGCGGCCGCTGGACCAGGCCAGCGCCACCCTGGACGACCTGCGCAACGGCAGGATCACCGGCCGCGTGGTACTGCGTCCCTGA
- a CDS encoding YhjD/YihY/BrkB family envelope integrity protein, with protein sequence MQSSKPWKAESKPPSWIRRRAASAKRHWLTLTGPAPLRWLPEGVRRRALVLRVLRASWRDLVHGHLSLQAMSLVYTTLLSLVPLLAVSFSVLKGFGVHNQVQPLLYNVLRPLGWEKAHELADQIIGFVDNVKVGLLGGVGLLMLIYTVLLLMQKIEDALNYTWHIKRGRSLRQTFAVYLSVLLIGPLLVFGAISVISALASDSLIEWVTHQSGMETVIAWGGQFVPYVILVVAFTFIYMMVPNTGVRFKPALIGAAISAALWELWGWMFAAFLANSAGYAIYAAFATLFIFMFWLYGSWLILLLGSSIACYIQHPQYATVEPDALKLSARAREIIAIAVMREIANHFKTGAPGWTVAALAKRIDAPDPAVEWTVCALLEGGLLFESGEKPTRLMLAKDPSVVTLAEMVAVLRDADSTGRPSRLKPPEDPQANGLIEESERARDVVLRGRTIRSLIDAPDTPPPGDAPPAP encoded by the coding sequence GTGCAGTCGAGCAAACCCTGGAAAGCCGAAAGCAAGCCGCCATCCTGGATCAGGCGGCGCGCGGCATCGGCAAAGCGGCACTGGCTGACACTGACCGGGCCGGCGCCGCTGCGCTGGCTGCCGGAAGGCGTCCGGCGGCGGGCGCTGGTGTTGCGGGTGCTGCGCGCAAGCTGGCGCGATCTGGTGCACGGCCATCTCAGCCTGCAGGCCATGAGTCTGGTCTACACCACGCTGCTGTCGCTGGTGCCGCTGCTCGCGGTGAGCTTCTCCGTGCTGAAGGGCTTCGGTGTCCACAACCAGGTGCAGCCGCTGCTCTACAACGTGCTGCGGCCGCTGGGATGGGAAAAGGCCCACGAACTGGCCGACCAGATCATCGGCTTCGTCGACAACGTCAAGGTCGGCCTGCTTGGCGGCGTCGGCCTGCTGATGCTGATCTACACGGTTCTGCTGCTGATGCAGAAGATCGAGGACGCGCTCAACTATACCTGGCACATCAAGCGAGGCCGGAGCCTGCGCCAGACCTTCGCCGTCTATCTGAGCGTGCTGCTGATCGGGCCGTTGCTGGTGTTCGGGGCCATCAGCGTGATCTCGGCGCTTGCCTCCGACAGCCTGATCGAGTGGGTGACGCATCAGTCCGGCATGGAGACGGTGATCGCCTGGGGCGGCCAGTTCGTGCCCTATGTGATCCTGGTGGTCGCCTTCACCTTCATCTACATGATGGTCCCGAACACCGGGGTCCGGTTCAAGCCGGCCCTGATCGGCGCGGCGATCTCGGCGGCGCTGTGGGAGCTGTGGGGCTGGATGTTCGCGGCGTTCCTTGCCAACTCGGCGGGCTATGCCATCTACGCCGCCTTCGCCACCTTGTTCATCTTCATGTTCTGGCTCTACGGCAGCTGGCTCATCCTGCTCCTGGGCTCGTCCATCGCCTGCTACATCCAGCATCCGCAATACGCCACCGTCGAGCCCGACGCGCTCAAGCTCAGCGCCCGCGCCCGCGAGATCATCGCCATCGCGGTGATGCGCGAGATCGCCAACCATTTCAAGACGGGCGCGCCCGGTTGGACCGTGGCCGCCCTCGCCAAGCGCATCGACGCGCCGGACCCGGCCGTGGAATGGACCGTGTGCGCACTGCTCGAAGGCGGACTGCTGTTCGAGAGCGGCGAGAAGCCGACGCGGCTGATGCTGGCCAAGGATCCGTCGGTCGTCACCCTGGCGGAAATGGTGGCGGTGCTGCGCGACGCCGATTCGACGGGCCGGCCGTCGCGGCTCAAACCACCCGAGGACCCTCAGGCCAATGGTCTGATCGAGGAGTCCGAACGGGCGCGCGACGTCGTTCTGCGTGGCAGGACCATCCGGTCGCTGATCGACGCGCCGGATACGCCGCCTCCCGGCGATGCGCCGCCCGCCCCCTGA
- a CDS encoding efflux RND transporter permease subunit encodes MRFTDIFVRRPVLASVISLLILLIGLRSIFMMELREYPETKSTVVSIRTAYPGASAESIQGYVTTPLQQAVAEAEGIDYIASTSTQGTSVIEAHMRLNYDPNAAVAEIQAKVGSQRSQLPQDAQDPVISATTGENMALVYVAFFSDAMSPSQINDYLMRTVQPRIQAIPGVAKATLMGDKTFALRVWLDPKRLASLGMTADDVASALRANNYLAAVGQTKGASVSIDMSAETDIQDPEAFRNMVIRRDQDTLVRLRDVADVELGARNYEMTTWYNGKTTMFLAVEQTPGANPLTVSKEVLGLLPDIESQLPTGLNMDLAVDFSEYISESIAEVFWTLGETVVIVLLVVLISLGSLRAAVIPSVVVPLALVGCCFMMLVMGFSINLLTLLAMLLAIGLVVDDAIVVVENVDRHIFEGQTPFQAAINSGRELVVPIISMTTTLVAVYVPIGFMGGLVGNLFVEFAFALAGSVLISGVIALTLSPMLSSRILKPATGHGRMEAAVQHFFQRLADRYQTLLSSVLDHLAVTMTFAVIVLASIYFMFVTTKTELAPTEDQGILFVQMAAPQTATIDYVQTYAKEMVKQFETIPEYKHSFLMLGGSGSPSLSFGGFKMLPSTERERSVFDVYPEIQGKVSKIPGVQINMAPRPSLPGSGGGFPVQFVLTSAHDFTEMDQMATEILGDAMASGKFMFLRKSTEFSRPRTTLEIDRDRAAQLGIDMKEVGANLSAMLGGGYVNRFSLGGRSYEVIPQVSRDFRANHELLDSYYIRAGSGQLVPLSSIVRFKESVEPSKRTQFQQLNAVTLEGVPAMGTTLGEALETLRGIADTRFSAGYHYDYTGQSRQYAQEGNALIATFFLSILVIYLVLAAQFESWRDPIIILVSVPMSIAGALIFLTLGAATINIYTQVGLITLIGLIAKNGILIVDFANNLQIKEGLDKRAAVLKAAGVRLRPILMTTVAMIFAMVPLLLADGPGAESRFDIGLVISTGLGIGTLFTLFVVPTVYVVLARDQRDRARAAQPHPATP; translated from the coding sequence GTGAGATTCACGGACATATTCGTCCGCCGGCCCGTGCTGGCGAGCGTGATCAGCCTGCTGATCCTGCTGATCGGCCTGCGCTCCATCTTCATGATGGAATTGCGCGAATATCCCGAGACCAAGTCCACCGTCGTCTCGATCCGCACGGCCTATCCCGGCGCCAGCGCCGAATCCATCCAGGGCTACGTGACGACGCCGCTGCAGCAGGCCGTCGCTGAAGCCGAGGGCATCGACTACATAGCCTCGACCAGCACGCAGGGCACCTCGGTGATCGAGGCCCATATGCGGCTCAACTACGACCCCAATGCCGCCGTGGCGGAGATCCAGGCCAAGGTGGGCAGCCAGCGCAGCCAGCTGCCGCAGGACGCCCAGGACCCGGTAATCAGTGCAACCACCGGCGAGAACATGGCGCTGGTCTATGTGGCGTTCTTCAGCGACGCCATGTCGCCGTCGCAGATCAACGATTATCTGATGCGCACCGTCCAGCCGCGCATCCAGGCCATTCCGGGCGTCGCCAAGGCGACTTTGATGGGCGACAAGACCTTCGCGCTGCGGGTCTGGCTCGACCCCAAGCGGCTGGCGTCACTGGGCATGACCGCCGATGACGTGGCGTCGGCGCTGCGGGCCAACAACTACCTGGCCGCCGTGGGACAGACCAAGGGCGCCTCGGTGTCCATCGACATGAGCGCCGAGACCGACATCCAGGATCCCGAGGCGTTCCGCAACATGGTGATCCGCCGCGACCAGGACACGCTGGTCAGGTTGCGCGACGTGGCCGACGTGGAACTGGGCGCGCGCAATTACGAGATGACCACCTGGTACAACGGCAAGACCACCATGTTCCTCGCCGTCGAGCAGACGCCGGGCGCCAACCCGCTGACCGTGTCCAAGGAGGTGCTGGGACTGCTGCCGGACATCGAGTCGCAGCTGCCCACAGGCCTGAATATGGATCTGGCCGTCGACTTCAGCGAATATATCAGCGAGTCCATCGCCGAGGTGTTCTGGACCCTGGGCGAGACCGTGGTGATCGTGCTGCTGGTGGTGCTGATCTCGCTGGGATCGCTGCGCGCCGCGGTGATCCCCAGCGTGGTGGTGCCGCTGGCGCTGGTCGGCTGCTGCTTCATGATGCTGGTGATGGGTTTCTCTATCAACCTGCTGACCCTGCTGGCCATGCTGCTGGCCATCGGCCTCGTCGTCGACGATGCCATCGTGGTCGTCGAGAACGTGGACCGGCACATCTTCGAGGGACAGACGCCGTTCCAGGCCGCCATCAACAGCGGCCGCGAACTCGTGGTGCCCATCATTTCCATGACCACGACCCTGGTCGCCGTCTATGTGCCGATCGGCTTCATGGGCGGCCTCGTGGGCAATCTGTTCGTTGAATTCGCCTTCGCGCTGGCGGGCTCGGTGCTGATCTCGGGCGTCATCGCGCTGACCCTGTCGCCCATGCTGTCCTCGCGTATCCTGAAGCCGGCGACCGGGCACGGCCGCATGGAAGCGGCGGTGCAGCACTTCTTCCAGCGTCTCGCCGACCGCTACCAGACGCTGCTGTCGAGCGTGCTGGATCACCTGGCGGTGACGATGACCTTCGCCGTCATCGTCCTGGCCAGCATCTATTTCATGTTCGTGACCACCAAGACCGAGCTGGCCCCGACCGAGGACCAGGGCATCCTGTTCGTGCAGATGGCCGCGCCGCAGACCGCGACTATCGATTACGTGCAGACCTATGCCAAGGAGATGGTGAAGCAGTTCGAGACGATCCCCGAATACAAGCACAGCTTCCTGATGCTGGGCGGCAGCGGCAGCCCCAGCCTGAGCTTCGGCGGGTTCAAGATGCTGCCATCGACCGAGCGCGAACGCTCGGTGTTCGACGTCTATCCGGAAATCCAGGGCAAGGTGTCGAAAATTCCCGGCGTGCAGATAAACATGGCGCCGCGGCCGAGCCTGCCGGGCAGCGGCGGCGGGTTTCCGGTCCAGTTCGTTCTCACCTCGGCCCACGACTTTACCGAGATGGACCAGATGGCCACGGAGATTCTGGGCGACGCCATGGCCTCCGGAAAATTCATGTTCCTGCGCAAGTCCACCGAGTTCAGCCGGCCGCGCACCACGCTGGAAATCGACCGCGACCGGGCGGCCCAGCTGGGCATCGACATGAAAGAGGTCGGCGCCAATCTGTCGGCCATGCTGGGCGGCGGCTACGTCAACCGGTTCAGCCTGGGCGGCCGATCCTATGAGGTGATCCCCCAGGTATCGCGTGATTTCCGGGCCAATCACGAGCTGCTCGATTCCTATTACATCCGCGCCGGCAGCGGCCAGCTGGTGCCGTTATCGTCCATCGTCCGGTTCAAGGAATCGGTCGAGCCCAGCAAGCGCACCCAGTTCCAGCAGCTCAATGCAGTGACCCTGGAAGGCGTGCCCGCCATGGGCACCACCCTTGGCGAGGCGCTCGAGACGCTGCGCGGCATCGCCGACACGCGTTTCAGCGCGGGTTATCATTACGACTATACCGGCCAGTCGCGGCAATATGCCCAGGAAGGCAATGCGCTGATCGCTACCTTCTTCCTGTCGATCCTGGTGATTTATCTGGTGCTCGCGGCCCAGTTCGAAAGCTGGCGCGATCCGATCATCATCCTGGTGTCGGTGCCCATGTCCATTGCCGGCGCGCTGATCTTCCTGACCCTGGGCGCGGCCACCATCAACATCTACACCCAGGTGGGGCTGATCACGCTGATCGGCCTGATCGCCAAGAACGGCATCCTGATCGTCGACTTCGCCAACAACCTGCAGATCAAGGAAGGCCTGGACAAGCGCGCCGCCGTGCTCAAGGCGGCCGGCGTGCGCCTGCGGCCGATCCTGATGACCACGGTCGCCATGATCTTCGCCATGGTGCCGCTGCTGCTGGCCGACGGTCCGGGCGCCGAAAGCCGCTTCGACATTGGTCTCGTCATCAGCACAGGCCTTGGCATCGGCACCCTGTTCACGCTTTTCGTGGTGCCGACGGTATATGTCGTCCTGGCGCGCGACCAGCGCGACCGCGCCCGCGCGGCACAGCCTCATCCCGCCACGCCCTGA
- a CDS encoding efflux RND transporter periplasmic adaptor subunit, translating to MNKRMIIMLAAVFVVLGGVFGWKAFVSMKTAEYMATMKPPPAVVSSAVVTRQVWRSELTSVGTLRAVQSVDLATEVAGTVRQILFESGTEVAKGAPLVRLDTTAEEARLKSLQAEVALARSNFERDTKLINQGHVSQARLDATKSSLDSLLAQADEQRAMIAKKVIAAPFPGRLGIRKVSLGQYVQAGTPMVDLQQLDPIYADFTLPERYIDALGPGQTVSFSVAAFPGKTFTGKVTAVSPRVDSATRSIAMQATVENADRALRPGMFAQMIVGLPSERSVLTLPLSAVTYNPYGNSVFAIAEKGGERTAVATPVQTGETRGGMIEITGGLKEGDQVVSVGQNKLRSGQTVAVDNRVAPPQAVDLP from the coding sequence ATGAACAAGCGGATGATCATCATGCTTGCGGCCGTTTTCGTCGTTCTCGGCGGCGTTTTCGGCTGGAAGGCCTTCGTGAGCATGAAGACAGCGGAATACATGGCGACGATGAAGCCGCCGCCGGCCGTCGTGTCGTCGGCGGTCGTCACCCGGCAGGTCTGGCGGTCCGAGCTGACATCCGTCGGCACCCTGCGCGCAGTCCAGAGCGTCGACCTTGCCACCGAAGTGGCCGGCACCGTGCGCCAGATCCTGTTCGAATCCGGCACCGAAGTCGCCAAGGGAGCGCCGCTGGTGCGGCTCGACACCACCGCCGAGGAAGCCCGCCTGAAATCGCTGCAGGCGGAAGTGGCGCTGGCCCGGAGCAATTTCGAGCGTGACACCAAGCTGATCAATCAGGGCCACGTATCGCAGGCCCGGCTCGATGCGACCAAGAGCAGCCTGGACAGCCTGTTGGCGCAGGCCGACGAGCAGCGGGCGATGATCGCCAAGAAGGTGATCGCGGCGCCGTTCCCCGGCCGCCTCGGCATCCGCAAGGTCAGTCTGGGCCAATATGTGCAGGCCGGCACGCCCATGGTCGACCTGCAGCAGCTTGACCCCATCTACGCCGACTTCACCCTGCCCGAGCGCTATATCGATGCGCTGGGTCCCGGTCAGACCGTCAGCTTCAGCGTCGCCGCCTTCCCGGGCAAGACCTTCACCGGCAAGGTCACGGCGGTCAGCCCGCGGGTCGACAGCGCCACCCGCAGCATCGCGATGCAGGCAACCGTCGAGAACGCCGACAGGGCGCTGAGGCCGGGCATGTTCGCCCAGATGATCGTGGGCCTGCCGTCCGAGCGCAGCGTGCTGACCCTGCCGCTGTCGGCGGTGACCTATAATCCCTACGGCAATTCGGTCTTCGCGATCGCCGAAAAGGGCGGCGAGCGCACCGCCGTGGCCACGCCGGTACAGACGGGCGAGACCCGCGGCGGTATGATCGAGATCACGGGCGGGCTCAAAGAGGGCGACCAGGTCGTGTCTGTCGGACAGAACAAGCTGCGCAGCGGCCAGACCGTGGCCGTTGACAATCGGGTGGCGCCGCCGCAGGCGGTGGACCTGCCGTGA
- a CDS encoding metallopeptidase family protein, whose amino-acid sequence MTEDDDYPSIEDFEEIAREVFARLPAHFRTHCEGVAIRVEDFPDDEVCEDMELESPWDLLGLYEGVNMLDKVSGVIDGVPDVIFLYREPILDYWEEEERSESIRHIIAHVLIHEIGHHFGFSDEDMERIEETASVSAE is encoded by the coding sequence TTGACTGAAGACGACGACTATCCGTCCATTGAGGACTTCGAGGAGATCGCGCGGGAGGTCTTTGCGCGCCTGCCCGCCCATTTCCGCACCCACTGCGAAGGCGTCGCCATCCGCGTCGAGGATTTCCCCGACGACGAGGTCTGCGAGGACATGGAGCTGGAAAGCCCCTGGGACCTGCTGGGCCTCTATGAAGGCGTCAACATGCTGGACAAGGTCTCCGGCGTGATCGACGGCGTGCCGGACGTGATTTTCCTCTACCGGGAGCCGATCCTGGACTATTGGGAGGAAGAAGAACGGAGCGAGTCCATCCGCCACATCATCGCCCATGTACTGATCCACGAGATCGGCCACCATTTCGGTTTCTCCGATGAAGACATGGAACGCATCGAGGAAACCGCCAGCGTGAGCGCGGAATAA